The segment CTTGCAGGTGTTATCTCCGAAATCGGCAGCGCAGTTACCAAATTTAAAGTTGGCGATCGCGTAACCGTTCCCTTTGTCTGCGGCTGCGGAAAATGCCAATACTGCACACGCGGTGATGCTCAAGTCTGCCCAACCCAAACTCAACCTGGCTTTACCGGCTTCGGCTCATTCGCTGAATACGTCGCGATCAATAACGCCGACTTCAACTTAGTAACAATTCCCGAAAACGTTTCCTTTGCAACCGCCGCAGCTCTTGGTTGTCGCTTTGCAACTTCCTATCGCGGCCTCATTAAACGTGCACACGTTAAAGCAGATGAGAAAGTTATTATCTACGGATGCGGCGGCGTTGGCCTAAGCGCAATCATGATCGCCAAAGCCCAAGGCGCACACGTTTACGCCGTCGACATCAACGATGCCGCACTTGAAATCGCACAATCACTTGGCGCCGAAACAATTAACTCCAGCAAAGTCGATCCCGTTGCCTTCATGCAAAACCTCGGGGGAGCAGATGTCGCAGTCGATGCACTAGGCAGCCAACAAACCGCCAGCGCATCCGTACTTTCACTTGCTCGTCGTGGTCGCCACTTACAACTCGGACTCTTACTCACAGCAAACGGTTTAACTGATATCCCAATGGCCCGCGTTATCGCTTGGGAGTTAGATCTTCTTGGTTCACACGGAATGGCCGCAAAGGATTACCCAGAAATGTTGGCGCTCGTTGCCAGCGGCAAGTTAAACCCGGCATCACTAATTACACGTGAAGTTGGCTTAGTTGAAGGCGCCAAAGCACTCGCTGAATTAGATTCCCAACCTTTCGGTGGCATCACAGTCAT is part of the Candidatus Planktophila lacus genome and harbors:
- a CDS encoding zinc-dependent alcohol dehydrogenase family protein translates to MNAIYFTQFKGPLEIKDIPVPTATNDGVVIKVEATGLCRSDWHAWMGHDSDIVLPHVPGHELAGVISEIGSAVTKFKVGDRVTVPFVCGCGKCQYCTRGDAQVCPTQTQPGFTGFGSFAEYVAINNADFNLVTIPENVSFATAAALGCRFATSYRGLIKRAHVKADEKVIIYGCGGVGLSAIMIAKAQGAHVYAVDINDAALEIAQSLGAETINSSKVDPVAFMQNLGGADVAVDALGSQQTASASVLSLARRGRHLQLGLLLTANGLTDIPMARVIAWELDLLGSHGMAAKDYPEMLALVASGKLNPASLITREVGLVEGAKALAELDSQPFGGITVITPEL